A section of the Aerosakkonema funiforme FACHB-1375 genome encodes:
- a CDS encoding GAF domain-containing sensor histidine kinase: protein MIKVNFKKVLSRKEILPVINGIVKAIESSLVIQDAEGNILVGVASEKKLLGKYPVELSGETIGWVSGSEKAAAVAALISYVANKELEKKNLANELIERYREITFLYEISQKISATLDLKEVAKLVIDEARELIQATSGSLMLLNTSTDRLEAIAAFNQECQSKSTLNLGDGIVGNVVMTGRGEIVNDVLSDPRFVPTQEQVSSLICVPLKTKDKVIGAIEISSNTPVAYTAADLKLLTMLASQAGAAIENALLHEHQLQESRREALLFRLACQIRQSLNLDKILETAVNEIRSLLQIDRCQFIWYRPEKEKLIHPNFADTSRMLDASDNWEIFKEAKNPELPSLVGYYSAADIGCFTQQLLNMEMVWADDVRTIADPVMREFFVEREFVSLFALPIQTRSGAIGAICCGTNTEVRSWSECEVELLQAVATQLAIALDQAELYHQAATAASDAQTQAQQLQQTLHELQQTQAQLIQSEKMSSLGQLVAGVAHEINNPVNFIYGNLSYASQYSQNLLTLVQLYGKHYPEPVPEIQAEMEAIELDFLVEDLPKILSSMHVGVERIRQIVLSLRNFSRLDQAETKPVNIHEGIDSTLMILHHQLKATAENCAIQVIKEYGELPLVECYPGQINQVFMNILSNAIDALEVQRSLRNTGENSATPCIWIRTEALENNRIAIRIRDNGPGMTEEVIKRLFDPFFTTKAVGKGTGLGLSISYQIVLEKHSGILKCFSQPGQGAEFLIEIPIQAIASSRPDRKNQRIVDFPPNSPAYFQQAQCG from the coding sequence ATGATAAAAGTTAACTTCAAAAAAGTTCTCTCAAGAAAAGAAATTCTACCTGTTATAAATGGCATTGTCAAAGCTATTGAAAGTTCGCTCGTAATTCAAGATGCAGAAGGCAACATCCTGGTAGGGGTTGCAAGTGAAAAAAAATTATTAGGTAAATATCCAGTAGAACTTTCTGGAGAAACGATCGGATGGGTAAGCGGGTCAGAAAAAGCTGCTGCCGTAGCCGCTCTTATATCCTATGTAGCGAATAAAGAACTAGAAAAGAAAAACTTGGCTAATGAATTAATTGAGCGATATAGAGAAATCACATTTTTATACGAAATTTCCCAAAAAATCAGCGCTACCTTAGACCTCAAAGAAGTTGCCAAATTAGTGATTGATGAAGCTAGAGAACTTATCCAAGCAACTAGCGGCTCTCTCATGCTACTTAATACCAGCACGGACAGGCTGGAAGCAATCGCAGCATTTAATCAAGAATGCCAATCAAAATCGACCTTAAACTTGGGTGATGGGATAGTTGGTAATGTAGTGATGACAGGCAGAGGAGAGATAGTCAACGATGTTTTATCCGATCCCAGATTCGTTCCAACTCAAGAGCAAGTTAGTTCTCTGATTTGCGTACCTTTGAAAACAAAAGATAAAGTAATTGGTGCGATCGAAATCAGCAGTAACACACCCGTCGCTTATACAGCAGCAGACCTGAAACTGCTCACTATGCTTGCTTCGCAAGCAGGCGCGGCGATTGAAAACGCGCTCCTCCACGAACACCAGCTACAGGAAAGCCGCCGAGAAGCTTTACTTTTTCGTTTGGCTTGTCAAATCCGTCAGTCGCTGAACTTAGATAAAATCTTAGAAACAGCGGTGAACGAGATCCGCAGTCTTCTGCAAATCGATCGCTGCCAATTCATTTGGTATCGACCGGAAAAAGAAAAATTAATTCATCCTAACTTTGCGGATACATCAAGAATGCTTGATGCTTCGGATAACTGGGAAATTTTCAAAGAAGCCAAAAATCCCGAGCTGCCGAGTTTAGTTGGTTACTACTCGGCGGCGGATATTGGTTGTTTTACACAGCAACTTCTGAACATGGAAATGGTTTGGGCAGATGATGTCAGAACGATCGCAGATCCGGTAATGCGAGAGTTTTTTGTAGAACGGGAATTTGTGTCTTTATTCGCACTGCCGATTCAAACTCGCTCTGGAGCCATAGGAGCCATTTGCTGCGGTACGAATACAGAAGTGCGATCGTGGAGTGAGTGCGAGGTGGAGCTGTTGCAGGCTGTAGCTACTCAACTGGCGATCGCCCTCGACCAAGCCGAACTATACCATCAAGCTGCCACCGCTGCCTCAGATGCTCAAACCCAAGCTCAACAGCTGCAACAAACCCTGCACGAATTGCAACAAACTCAAGCCCAGCTCATTCAAAGCGAAAAAATGTCCAGCTTGGGTCAGTTAGTTGCCGGTGTCGCCCACGAAATCAACAACCCCGTCAACTTCATCTACGGAAATCTTTCCTACGCCAGTCAATACTCCCAAAACTTACTGACGCTAGTTCAACTGTACGGCAAGCACTATCCGGAACCAGTACCGGAGATCCAAGCTGAAATGGAAGCGATCGAACTCGATTTTCTCGTTGAAGACCTACCCAAAATACTCTCCTCCATGCACGTAGGAGTTGAACGCATCCGTCAAATTGTCTTATCGCTGCGAAATTTTTCCCGTCTCGACCAAGCAGAAACGAAACCGGTGAATATTCACGAAGGCATCGATAGCACCCTCATGATATTGCACCACCAATTAAAAGCAACAGCAGAAAATTGTGCGATTCAAGTTATCAAAGAATATGGCGAATTACCGCTTGTAGAGTGCTATCCCGGTCAGATCAACCAAGTGTTTATGAACATCCTCAGCAATGCGATCGACGCTCTAGAAGTACAGCGTTCTTTGCGGAATACGGGAGAAAATTCCGCGACACCTTGTATTTGGATTCGTACCGAAGCTTTGGAAAATAACAGGATTGCTATTCGCATTCGAGACAATGGCCCCGGTATGACAGAAGAGGTAATCAAGCGATTGTTCGATCCCTTCTTCACAACCAAAGCAGTAGGGAAAGGCACAGGCTTAGGATTGTCGATTAGCTACCAAATTGTCCTAGAAAAACACAGTGGTATTTTGAAGTGTTTTTCCCAACCCGGTCAAGGAGCAGAGTTTTTGATTGAGATTCCCATACAAGCGATCGCATCTAGTCGTCCCGATCGTAAAAATCAGCGCATAGTTGATTTTCCTCCTAATTCCCCGGCATACTTTCAGCAAGCTCAATGCGGTTAA
- a CDS encoding AAA family ATPase — protein sequence MLTISGYQITEQIQATINTSIYRGVRKQDKTAVIIKTIPAEYPTLEQITRLRHEYKILQALDIKGIVRVYSLENYQNRLALILEDLSGQSLKQFITYKKLEIRDFLDIAIQLAEALGDLHKNHIIHKDIKPHNILINPSDGQVKIIDFSIASRLERENPTLSNPNQIEGTLAYMSPEQTGRMNRALDYRTDFYSLGITFYEMLTGQLPFNSSDPLELVHCHIAFPATPPHQINPEIPLAVAHIVMKLLAKTAEERYQSAWGLKADLETCLAQLQTTGNIGKFTPGKQDLISQFLIPQKLYGRTKEVTTLMEAFGRVASGGSEIILVSGYSGIGKTSVINEIHKPIVGQRGYFISGKFDQFKRNIPYASIIQAFQQLSQQILTESASKIATWKAQLLAAFGQQGNVIIDVIPEIELIVGPQPPVPQLGPTESQNRFNRVFREFIHVFTKAEHPLVLFLDDLQWADSASLKLIQLLITDPDSEYLLLMGAYRDNEVFPTHPLLVTLDEIKNTGAKLSNITLRPLNIENASELVADTLHASTERSQNLAELVYNKTQGNPFFLTQLLSTLHQEKLLKFDFKSGDWHWDIEQIQAVGITDYNVVELLSRHIQKLPEPTQKVLKLAACIGDKFNLDVLAIVHEKSSSETATDLWDALQAGLILPLSETYKMPLVFDTSTSFTIPGESLKIRYKFLHDRVQQAAYSLIHESNKKATHLKIGQLLLKNASEAEIEENIFEIVNQFNVGVEFINEQTEKYELARLNLIAARKAKAATAYEPVLKYITVSLGLLASDSWYSHYDLTLGLYVEAVEAEYLNGNFDKANSIAEIVLLQAKNLLDKIRVYELKIQIYVTQMQLQLAIDTGLQALQLLEVILEKEPPKQLNFDELANLPQMTDPYKLAAMRMLVSNINAAFSTNFTLLSQLIFTMIDLSIKYGNSPQGAYAYCLYGMLLCSGMGDINTGYQFGKLSLKLLDVFSTTQYQTKILCFFDGCVRHWKESAQETLELLLQGILTGIETGDIEHAGYCTNQYCNHTLFTGKHLEFTEKRFTQYIELMKKLNHSLAFNYLSISKEFTLHMLANKVNNLNLIGESFNEMEMLPILKQDNNANLLFLLYVLKTMLAYMFKAPSLAFSNGEAAEKYAGIGVGLLISAEYNLYFSLALLAIYPNVEKEQQNEYLDKVVANQEKMKYWAYHMPANFQHKYDLVEAEKARVLGEIGLAIEYYDRAIEGAKDNGYTQIEALGNELAAEFYFSRGKHKIAQVYLTDAYYGYIRWGATAKVRQLEEIYPQLLQQTLTSTNIEEKSDRVAPMMTIYSTTGSSAALDLATVMKASQAISSEIFLDNLLEKLMNILLENAGAQRGFLLLDSQVEGNEGDSLVLAAEGAIDRENQILLPNIPINKRDNLPFAIVNYVQRTQSNVVLNDAQQEGIFTTDSYITNNKIKSLLCTPILHQGKLVGILYLENNTTKSAFTPERLEVLRLLSSSVAVSLQNALLFAQNQDTMAHLNAIMNNIADGLLVTDTTGKIIRFNPALLAMFGLSNSALIGKNCQSVFNSEMVSLVAQTQKSPAEVFAAEIALADRRVGQAVATAISSANSPQISGCAIVIRDITAQKEIDRMKTDFISTVSHELRTPLTSVLGFTKIIKKKLEEGVFPLIQADDRKAQKMLRQVGENINIIVSEGERLTSLINDVLDIAKMEAGKVEWQMQPVSIAEIIERAIAATSSLFLESGLKLHKDVPDGLRQVLGDSDRLLQVLINLISNAVKFTETGSCTIKARQQDNQIIVSIIDTGIGIAPFDKQKVFEKFQQVGDTLTDKPKGSGLGLPICKQIVEHHGGTIWVESQLGQGSNFSFSIPIPDRIDIDLEKFSLDILVKQLKQNFIPTTPLPGEQEKTILIVDDDKNIRALLRQQLESEGYQIREAKDGIDAINQVKHKKPDLIILDVMMPHINGFDVAAVLKNDPQTMSIPIIILSIVEDKQRGYRLGIDSYFTKPVNAKELHKNIGLLLSQGISKKKVLVVDEDASDVKTISEVLQAKGYSVMEASNEQECIDKALAVKPDMIIVNSLLSQQQNLVKTLCFEKGLENVFFVLLTEQTAN from the coding sequence ATGCTCACCATTTCAGGTTATCAAATCACCGAACAAATCCAAGCCACTATCAATACCTCAATTTATCGCGGGGTAAGAAAACAAGATAAAACAGCAGTCATTATTAAAACCATCCCAGCCGAGTATCCTACTCTCGAACAAATTACCAGATTGAGACACGAATATAAAATTCTTCAAGCTCTGGATATTAAAGGTATTGTTCGCGTTTATAGCTTAGAAAATTATCAAAACCGTTTAGCTCTGATCTTAGAAGATTTATCCGGTCAATCCCTGAAACAATTTATTACTTACAAAAAGCTGGAAATTAGAGATTTTTTGGACATCGCCATCCAGTTGGCAGAAGCTTTAGGAGATCTGCATAAAAATCATATTATTCATAAAGATATCAAACCGCATAATATACTCATCAATCCATCTGACGGACAAGTGAAAATCATCGACTTTAGCATCGCCTCGCGCCTGGAGAGAGAAAACCCCACCCTGAGCAATCCCAACCAAATAGAAGGCACGCTCGCCTATATGTCACCGGAACAAACCGGACGCATGAATCGCGCCCTCGACTACCGTACAGACTTCTACTCATTAGGCATAACATTTTATGAAATGCTCACAGGTCAACTACCCTTTAATTCCAGCGACCCCCTGGAATTAGTTCACTGCCATATCGCATTTCCAGCCACACCACCCCATCAAATCAACCCAGAAATTCCGCTAGCAGTTGCTCATATAGTGATGAAACTATTAGCCAAAACCGCAGAAGAAAGATATCAAAGTGCCTGGGGATTAAAAGCAGATTTAGAAACCTGTCTTGCCCAGTTACAAACAACCGGAAACATCGGCAAATTCACACCAGGCAAGCAGGACTTAATCAGTCAATTCCTCATCCCCCAAAAACTTTACGGACGCACCAAAGAAGTCACCACACTCATGGAAGCCTTTGGGCGAGTTGCCAGCGGAGGCAGCGAAATAATCCTAGTTTCCGGGTACTCCGGCATTGGCAAAACCTCTGTCATCAACGAAATTCACAAACCCATAGTAGGGCAACGGGGCTACTTTATCTCCGGGAAATTTGACCAATTTAAACGCAACATCCCTTATGCTTCCATAATTCAAGCTTTCCAACAATTGAGCCAGCAAATATTAACAGAAAGTGCGAGCAAAATAGCTACTTGGAAAGCACAATTACTAGCAGCATTCGGTCAGCAAGGTAACGTCATCATCGACGTAATTCCCGAAATCGAACTAATTGTTGGCCCACAGCCGCCCGTACCGCAATTGGGGCCAACCGAATCCCAAAACCGATTTAATCGCGTCTTTCGAGAATTCATCCACGTATTCACCAAAGCAGAACACCCCCTCGTACTGTTCTTAGATGACTTGCAGTGGGCAGATTCGGCATCGCTGAAATTAATTCAGTTGCTCATAACTGACCCAGACAGTGAATATTTATTACTGATGGGAGCTTATCGAGATAATGAAGTATTTCCCACCCATCCGTTGCTGGTGACATTGGATGAAATTAAAAATACGGGTGCTAAGCTTAGTAATATTACCCTGCGACCGTTAAATATCGAAAATGCCAGCGAATTAGTTGCCGACACTCTGCACGCTAGCACAGAAAGGTCACAGAATCTAGCTGAATTAGTTTACAATAAAACTCAGGGCAATCCTTTCTTTTTGACTCAACTGCTCTCCACCCTACACCAAGAAAAATTATTAAAATTTGATTTTAAATCTGGGGATTGGCACTGGGATATCGAACAAATTCAAGCCGTAGGCATTACAGATTATAATGTGGTTGAGTTGCTCAGCCGCCATATTCAAAAACTGCCAGAACCGACGCAGAAAGTACTAAAATTAGCTGCCTGTATAGGAGACAAGTTTAATTTAGATGTCCTGGCAATTGTGCATGAAAAATCCTCCTCAGAAACGGCAACTGATTTGTGGGATGCACTTCAGGCAGGTCTGATTTTGCCCCTGAGCGAAACTTACAAAATGCCGTTAGTATTTGACACTTCAACATCATTTACAATACCAGGAGAATCGCTCAAAATACGCTACAAGTTTCTGCATGACCGGGTACAGCAAGCCGCTTATTCTCTGATTCACGAATCAAATAAAAAAGCAACTCATTTAAAAATCGGTCAACTGCTTCTGAAGAATGCTTCAGAAGCAGAGATAGAAGAGAATATTTTTGAGATTGTTAATCAATTCAATGTTGGTGTTGAATTTATCAACGAACAAACCGAAAAATATGAGTTAGCACGATTAAATTTGATAGCGGCTCGGAAAGCAAAGGCCGCAACTGCTTACGAACCTGTGCTGAAGTATATCACAGTTAGTTTGGGACTTTTGGCATCAGATAGCTGGTACTCTCACTATGATTTGACGCTAGGACTTTATGTGGAAGCGGTGGAAGCAGAATATTTAAATGGGAATTTTGATAAAGCTAATTCCATCGCAGAAATTGTTCTGCTCCAAGCTAAAAACCTGCTCGATAAAATCAGAGTTTACGAGCTGAAAATCCAGATATACGTAACTCAAATGCAGCTCCAGTTAGCTATCGATACGGGGTTACAAGCTTTGCAATTGTTGGAAGTTATCCTAGAGAAAGAACCTCCCAAGCAACTAAATTTCGATGAATTAGCCAATTTACCACAAATGACCGATCCTTATAAGTTGGCGGCTATGCGGATGTTGGTCAGCAATATTAATGCTGCTTTTAGCACAAATTTTACTCTCCTGTCTCAGCTTATATTTACAATGATCGATCTTTCCATTAAATATGGAAATTCACCCCAAGGTGCTTACGCATATTGCCTTTATGGAATGCTCCTATGCAGTGGAATGGGAGATATAAATACTGGTTATCAATTTGGTAAATTGTCTTTGAAGTTGTTGGATGTTTTTAGCACCACACAATACCAAACAAAAATATTATGTTTTTTCGATGGTTGTGTCAGACATTGGAAAGAGTCTGCCCAGGAAACTTTAGAATTATTGTTGCAAGGAATTCTCACTGGCATCGAAACAGGAGATATAGAACACGCTGGTTATTGTACTAATCAATATTGCAATCACACGCTTTTTACAGGAAAGCATTTAGAGTTTACCGAAAAAAGGTTTACTCAATATATTGAGTTAATGAAAAAATTAAATCATAGCCTTGCATTCAATTATCTCAGTATCAGCAAAGAATTTACATTGCATATGCTGGCAAATAAAGTCAATAACTTAAATTTAATAGGAGAAAGTTTTAACGAGATGGAAATGTTGCCTATTCTTAAACAAGACAATAATGCAAACTTATTGTTTTTGTTGTATGTATTAAAGACCATGCTTGCTTATATGTTTAAAGCGCCTTCATTAGCTTTTTCAAATGGCGAAGCAGCCGAAAAATATGCAGGAATAGGCGTGGGTTTGCTAATCTCAGCAGAATATAATTTATATTTTTCTCTGGCGCTGTTGGCGATTTATCCTAATGTTGAAAAGGAACAGCAAAATGAATATTTGGATAAGGTGGTAGCCAACCAGGAAAAAATGAAGTATTGGGCGTATCATATGCCAGCAAATTTTCAGCATAAGTACGATTTAGTGGAGGCAGAAAAAGCGCGAGTTTTAGGTGAAATTGGGTTGGCGATCGAATATTACGATCGCGCCATTGAAGGTGCAAAAGACAATGGCTATACTCAGATAGAAGCTTTGGGTAACGAACTGGCAGCAGAATTTTATTTCTCTCGCGGTAAACATAAGATAGCTCAGGTTTATTTGACTGATGCCTACTATGGCTATATTCGCTGGGGAGCTACGGCAAAAGTAAGGCAGCTAGAGGAAATATATCCACAATTATTGCAACAAACCCTTACCTCAACTAACATTGAGGAAAAGAGCGATCGAGTCGCCCCGATGATGACGATTTACAGCACGACAGGCAGTTCGGCTGCTCTGGATTTAGCTACAGTGATGAAAGCGTCTCAAGCCATTTCTTCAGAAATCTTTCTCGACAATTTGCTGGAAAAATTGATGAATATTCTCCTGGAAAATGCGGGAGCACAAAGAGGTTTTTTGCTTCTAGATTCGCAGGTGGAAGGCAACGAAGGAGATTCCTTGGTATTGGCAGCTGAGGGAGCGATCGATCGAGAAAATCAGATATTACTGCCTAATATTCCTATCAATAAACGCGATAATTTACCGTTTGCGATCGTTAACTATGTGCAAAGAACACAGTCAAATGTCGTTTTAAATGATGCTCAGCAAGAAGGAATATTTACCACCGATAGTTATATAACTAATAACAAAATAAAGTCTCTCTTGTGTACGCCCATCCTTCATCAAGGAAAACTCGTCGGCATCCTTTACCTGGAAAACAATACGACCAAGAGTGCGTTTACGCCGGAACGACTAGAAGTTTTAAGATTGCTATCTTCTTCAGTGGCTGTTTCTCTGCAAAATGCACTGCTTTTCGCTCAAAATCAGGATACAATGGCTCATTTGAATGCCATTATGAATAACATCGCAGATGGTTTGCTGGTGACTGATACCACTGGCAAAATCATCCGCTTTAATCCGGCTTTGTTGGCAATGTTTGGTTTATCAAACAGCGCTTTAATTGGTAAAAATTGTCAGTCGGTTTTTAATAGCGAAATGGTGTCGCTTGTGGCACAGACTCAGAAATCTCCTGCTGAGGTATTTGCAGCAGAAATAGCATTGGCCGATCGGCGGGTAGGGCAGGCGGTGGCTACTGCTATTTCCTCTGCAAATTCTCCTCAGATTTCTGGTTGTGCGATCGTCATCCGCGATATCACAGCCCAAAAAGAAATCGATCGCATGAAAACCGATTTTATCTCTACAGTTTCCCACGAGCTGCGAACCCCACTAACCTCTGTACTGGGATTTACCAAGATTATTAAGAAAAAACTGGAGGAAGGGGTATTTCCTCTGATTCAGGCAGACGATCGTAAAGCTCAGAAAATGCTCAGGCAAGTGGGAGAAAATATTAACATCATCGTATCTGAGGGCGAGCGCTTGACATCTTTAATCAACGATGTGTTAGATATAGCCAAAATGGAAGCAGGGAAAGTAGAATGGCAGATGCAGCCTGTATCGATCGCAGAGATTATTGAAAGAGCGATCGCCGCTACATCGTCTCTTTTTCTAGAAAGTGGGCTGAAACTGCACAAAGATGTTCCCGATGGGCTGCGGCAGGTTCTGGGCGATAGCGATCGCTTGCTTCAAGTACTAATTAACCTCATTTCCAATGCCGTAAAATTTACCGAAACAGGCTCTTGTACTATTAAAGCAAGACAACAAGATAACCAGATTATCGTCAGCATCATCGATACTGGTATCGGCATTGCCCCATTTGATAAACAGAAAGTATTTGAGAAATTCCAGCAGGTAGGAGACACCCTTACAGATAAACCCAAAGGCAGCGGTTTGGGGCTACCAATTTGCAAGCAAATTGTCGAACATCATGGCGGTACAATTTGGGTCGAAAGTCAACTGGGGCAAGGCAGCAACTTCTCATTTTCCATACCTATTCCCGATCGGATAGATATCGATCTAGAAAAATTTTCACTTGATATTTTAGTGAAGCAATTAAAACAAAATTTTATCCCAACAACTCCATTGCCAGGAGAACAAGAAAAAACTATTCTCATCGTTGATGATGATAAAAACATTCGCGCTCTGCTCAGACAACAATTGGAATCTGAAGGTTATCAAATTAGAGAAGCCAAAGATGGGATAGATGCGATTAACCAAGTAAAACATAAAAAACCAGACTTAATTATTTTGGATGTCATGATGCCTCATATCAATGGTTTTGATGTGGCAGCAGTTTTGAAAAACGACCCGCAAACAATGAGTATTCCCATCATCATATTGTCGATAGTTGAAGATAAACAGAGGGGCTATCGATTGGGCATAGATAGTTATTTTACTAAGCCTGTTAACGCAAAAGAACTGCATAAAAATATCGGGTTACTACTGTCTCAAGGCATATCGAAGAAGAAAGTTTTAGTAGTAGATGAAGATGCCTCAGATGTGAAAACCATTTCTGAGGTATTGCAGGCAAAGGGATACAGCGTTATGGAAGCTTCTAACGAACAGGAGTGCATTGATAAGGCGTTAGCAGTAAAACCGGATATGATAATAGTTAATTCTTTGCTTTCCCAACAGCAAAATTTGGTCAAAACCTTATGCTTTGAAAAAGGCTTGGAAAATGTCTTTTTTGTTTTACTAACAGAACAGACGGCAAATTAG